A part of Streptomyces sp. NBC_01451 genomic DNA contains:
- a CDS encoding nucleotidyltransferase domain-containing protein: MNTDPVDQARRLAHDRFPDALAVLLAGSTAAGRATAGSDLDIAVLIEDGGETHRETIRFEGRVVELFVHTRAGLVELFAVDVAARRAVLLSMYAAGIVLVDTDGEAGRARALAEANLRKGPPALEPETVETRRYGLTDALDDLTDAADRIERLAVAGVVLDAAADLLCDHHHAWIGRGKWLPRRLLEADAERGAALLEGHLHLCESGDPVRMIDAASEILDLVGGPLREGYRRTWPGVVEPAAAAAAPGR; the protein is encoded by the coding sequence ATGAACACGGATCCCGTCGACCAAGCGCGGCGTCTCGCCCATGACCGTTTCCCCGATGCGCTCGCCGTGCTCCTCGCCGGGTCGACGGCGGCCGGACGGGCCACCGCCGGCAGTGACTTGGACATCGCGGTTCTGATCGAGGACGGTGGCGAGACCCACCGGGAGACGATTCGGTTCGAGGGACGTGTCGTGGAGCTCTTCGTCCACACCCGTGCCGGTCTCGTGGAGCTCTTCGCGGTGGACGTCGCCGCACGCCGTGCCGTCCTCCTGAGCATGTACGCCGCCGGGATCGTCCTGGTCGATACGGACGGCGAGGCCGGGCGGGCCCGCGCCCTGGCCGAGGCGAACCTGCGGAAGGGCCCGCCGGCGCTGGAACCGGAGACGGTCGAGACGCGGAGGTACGGGCTGACGGACGCACTGGACGATCTCACCGACGCCGCCGACCGAATCGAGCGTCTGGCAGTGGCCGGGGTCGTGCTCGACGCAGCCGCCGACCTGCTCTGCGACCACCACCACGCCTGGATCGGCCGCGGGAAGTGGCTGCCGCGACGCCTGCTGGAGGCGGACGCGGAGCGGGGGGCCGCCCTGCTGGAAGGCCACCTGCACCTGTGCGAGTCGGGAGACCCCGTCCGTATGATCGACGCGGCATCGGAGATCCTCGACCTGGTCGGCGGGCCTCTTCGGGAGGGCTATCGCCGCACCTGGCCCGGCGTCGTCGAGCCGGCTGCCGCTGCCGCCGCCCCCGGGCGTTGA
- a CDS encoding flavin reductase family protein: MLGQAGMAAAAVRYLRSAGAPTVAPTVAGPVEALPRPDLRAVGEDERAPVAPAEFRRVLGNFATGVTVVTAPAAEGETSPAGFACQSFAALSLDPPLVVFMVGRTSRTWPLIARAGVFCVNVLGDGQGELCRGFARSGADKFAGVAYDAAPVSGSPRLTGAAAWIDCTIHAVHTGGDHLIVVGRVEALGAGDDEGTPLLFHRGRFTRPVGERDVPGP, encoded by the coding sequence ATGTTGGGACAAGCGGGAATGGCGGCGGCTGCCGTCCGGTATCTCAGGTCTGCCGGGGCACCGACGGTGGCGCCCACGGTCGCGGGGCCCGTCGAGGCGCTGCCCCGGCCGGACTTACGGGCCGTCGGCGAGGACGAGCGGGCACCGGTCGCCCCGGCCGAATTCCGGCGCGTACTGGGGAACTTCGCGACCGGTGTCACCGTCGTCACCGCACCGGCAGCCGAAGGCGAGACCTCGCCCGCCGGCTTCGCCTGCCAGTCCTTCGCCGCTCTCTCCCTCGACCCGCCCCTGGTGGTCTTCATGGTCGGGCGTACGTCGAGGACGTGGCCGCTCATCGCCCGCGCGGGCGTCTTCTGCGTCAACGTACTGGGCGACGGGCAGGGCGAGTTGTGCCGCGGGTTCGCGCGGAGCGGCGCCGACAAGTTCGCGGGCGTCGCGTACGACGCGGCGCCGGTCTCGGGCTCCCCGCGCCTCACGGGCGCCGCCGCCTGGATCGACTGCACGATCCACGCCGTACACACGGGAGGCGACCACCTGATCGTCGTAGGCCGGGTGGAGGCGCTGGGGGCGGGGGACGACGAAGGCACTCCGCTGCTGTTCCACCGTGGGCGGTTCACCCGGCCCGTCGGCGAGCGGGACGTCCCCGGTCCATGA
- a CDS encoding flavin-containing monooxygenase, whose translation MADSPTSSPSTTDPVYVIGGGPGGLAVAYALRAQGVRAVVLERGDRVGSSWRRHYDRLHLHTTRRLSSLPGLAMPRSFGRWVARDDVVRYLEKYAEYHELEVVTGVEVSRVERTADGTGWLLHATGGRELTGSAVVVATGTNHTPRIPEWSGRDAYRGELLHAAQYRNPEPYAGRDVLVVGIGNTGAEIAVDLVEGGASRVRLSVRTAPHIVRRSTAGWAAQFTGILVRRLPVRLVDRLAGPMAKVSVPDLSAHGLPRPDTGLYSRVTAGSIPVQDVGLIDAVRKGRVEIVAAVEGFEDGKVVLADGGRLEPDAVIAATGYLRGLEGLVGHLDVLDARGKPVVHGARSPKNAPGLFFQGYTNPISGMFREMAIDAVRIAKAVARQQSAAAK comes from the coding sequence ATGGCCGACTCACCGACTTCGTCACCGTCAACGACCGACCCCGTGTACGTCATCGGCGGCGGACCCGGTGGTCTCGCCGTCGCGTACGCGCTGCGGGCCCAGGGCGTGCGGGCCGTCGTGCTGGAGCGGGGCGATCGGGTCGGGTCGTCCTGGCGGCGGCACTACGACCGGCTGCACCTGCACACCACCCGGCGGCTGTCCTCGCTGCCGGGGCTGGCGATGCCGCGCTCGTTCGGGCGGTGGGTGGCCCGGGACGACGTGGTCCGGTACCTGGAGAAGTACGCCGAGTACCACGAGCTGGAGGTCGTCACCGGCGTCGAGGTGTCCCGGGTCGAGCGGACCGCCGACGGCACCGGCTGGCTGCTGCACGCCACCGGCGGGCGCGAGCTGACCGGCAGCGCCGTCGTCGTCGCCACCGGGACCAACCACACACCCCGGATCCCCGAGTGGTCCGGGCGCGACGCCTACCGCGGCGAGCTGCTGCACGCCGCCCAGTACCGCAACCCCGAGCCCTACGCCGGCCGTGACGTCCTCGTCGTCGGGATCGGCAACACCGGCGCCGAGATCGCCGTCGACCTGGTGGAGGGCGGGGCCTCACGGGTACGGCTGTCGGTGCGCACCGCCCCGCACATCGTGCGGCGGTCCACGGCCGGCTGGGCGGCCCAGTTCACGGGCATCCTCGTACGACGGCTGCCGGTGCGCCTCGTCGACCGGCTCGCCGGGCCGATGGCCAAGGTGAGCGTGCCCGACCTGTCGGCGCACGGGCTGCCCCGCCCCGACACCGGGCTGTACTCGCGCGTCACCGCCGGCTCGATCCCCGTCCAGGACGTCGGCCTCATCGACGCCGTCCGCAAGGGACGGGTCGAGATCGTGGCCGCCGTCGAGGGCTTCGAGGACGGCAAGGTCGTCCTCGCCGACGGCGGGCGCCTCGAACCGGACGCCGTCATCGCCGCCACCGGATACCTCCGGGGCCTGGAAGGCCTCGTCGGCCACCTCGACGTACTCGACGCCCGCGGCAAGCCGGTCGTCCACGGGGCCCGTTCCCCGAAAAACGCGCCAGGGCTCTTCTTTCAGGGCTACACCAACCCCATCAGCGGCATGTTCCGGGAAATGGCGATCGACGCGGTACGCATCGCGAAGGCGGTCGCACGACAGCAGTCCGCCGCCGCGAAGTAG
- a CDS encoding GNAT family N-acetyltransferase, with protein sequence MAHIHERSLTHPVPEFPELLGDGLRLRQWRADSDTDVDAWLRGLTDPDFRRWNTPMKPVTDLDSARDSLGTRSGTAADGTRVSFCVTDVVTGAILGHLGVNGIDPFMRDAHIGYWVLPEARGRRVATRALALGTRWAFDVLGLNRLQLGHAIGHDASCRVAERCGFRYEGTLRGAMFEEQRQDVFRDVHLHGRIAQDPDPEPGPEPKPESDEGAGEGAGA encoded by the coding sequence ATGGCCCATATCCATGAGCGGTCCCTCACCCACCCCGTCCCCGAGTTTCCCGAGCTGCTCGGCGACGGACTCCGGTTGCGGCAGTGGCGCGCGGACTCGGACACCGACGTCGACGCGTGGCTGCGCGGCCTGACCGACCCGGACTTCCGGCGCTGGAACACCCCGATGAAGCCGGTCACCGACCTCGACAGCGCCCGCGACTCCCTCGGCACCCGCTCCGGCACCGCGGCGGACGGTACCCGGGTGTCCTTCTGCGTCACGGACGTCGTCACCGGCGCGATACTCGGTCACCTGGGCGTCAACGGCATAGACCCCTTCATGCGCGACGCCCACATCGGCTACTGGGTCCTCCCCGAGGCCCGCGGCAGGCGCGTCGCCACCCGCGCCCTCGCCCTCGGCACCCGCTGGGCCTTCGACGTCCTCGGCCTGAACCGTCTGCAACTCGGCCACGCCATCGGCCACGACGCCTCCTGCCGCGTCGCCGAACGCTGCGGCTTCCGGTACGAGGGAACCCTGAGAGGCGCCATGTTCGAGGAACAACGCCAGGACGTCTTCCGGGACGTGCACCTGCACGGACGGATCGCCCAGGACCCCGATCCCGAGCCGGGACCGGAGCCGAAGCCGGAGTCCGACGAGGGGGCGGGGGAGGGCGCGGGAGCATGA
- a CDS encoding GNAT family N-acetyltransferase has protein sequence MPSTSSDPEDKHSGQWRLIADLDELLHRARGFLHSQPALHINQLRKIVELRRHGPQVPGPRQPVFGVLERAGAVTAAFLRMPLPSRLSVTPLTVAEAEDLAAFLGSLDEPLPGFSAVHETAAAFAEAWRRRTGITGTPHNRQRLYRLAALTPPESAPPGRARVAVAADRKQLACWYGEFTEEVGMPAPPEEEGLRWADERIAYGGITLWESPDGTPVSMACAAPQLVGAVRLADVYTPLHLRGRGYAGAVTVAVSRAACAAGAAEVLLFTDPANPTSNALYQRLGYRPVRDFTAYRFDVTPTATAAA, from the coding sequence ATGCCTTCCACAAGTTCCGACCCTGAGGACAAGCACTCCGGACAGTGGCGTCTCATCGCTGACCTCGACGAGTTGCTCCACCGCGCCCGTGGCTTCCTGCACTCCCAACCAGCCCTGCACATCAACCAGTTGAGGAAGATCGTCGAGCTGCGCAGGCACGGACCGCAGGTGCCCGGGCCCAGGCAGCCGGTCTTCGGCGTCCTGGAGCGCGCGGGCGCGGTGACGGCTGCCTTCCTTCGTATGCCGCTCCCCTCCAGGCTGAGCGTCACACCCCTGACCGTGGCGGAGGCCGAGGATCTGGCGGCCTTCCTCGGGAGCCTCGACGAGCCCCTGCCCGGTTTCAGTGCCGTCCACGAGACAGCCGCCGCCTTTGCCGAGGCCTGGCGGCGCCGTACGGGGATCACCGGCACGCCGCACAACCGCCAGCGGCTGTACCGCCTCGCCGCCCTCACCCCGCCCGAGTCGGCCCCTCCCGGCCGTGCCAGGGTCGCGGTCGCCGCCGACCGGAAGCAACTGGCTTGCTGGTACGGGGAGTTCACCGAGGAGGTCGGTATGCCCGCACCCCCGGAGGAGGAAGGCCTCCGCTGGGCCGACGAACGCATCGCGTACGGCGGCATCACCCTCTGGGAGAGTCCCGACGGCACCCCCGTGTCCATGGCCTGTGCCGCCCCGCAGCTGGTCGGCGCGGTCCGGCTCGCGGACGTCTACACCCCGCTCCACCTGCGCGGTCGGGGGTACGCCGGAGCCGTGACCGTGGCGGTGAGCCGGGCCGCTTGTGCGGCGGGCGCGGCGGAGGTGCTGCTCTTCACCGATCCGGCGAACCCGACCAGCAACGCCCTCTACCAGCGACTCGGTTATCGGCCGGTACGGGATTTCACGGCGTACCGGTTCGACGTGACTCCTACGGCCACAGCAGCTGCCTGA
- a CDS encoding pyridoxine/pyridoxamine 5'-phosphate oxidase, giving the protein MRPPVRSSARPEPDLPDLHALLRTLRVWSPEVTRLPAFDPDTAPADPLPLFTTWFAEAVAAGQPEPHTMSLATSDTDGLPDVRTVMLHGADSDGWSFASHSGSGKGRQLAARPYAALHFYWPALGRQIRLRGPVASAPSPEAQADLHARSTGALAAALTGRQSEVLASVAELERTSQEAWERAQREPDAPAPTWTLYRLHPDEAEFFQGNAQRRHVRLKYRRTETGWLRQLLWP; this is encoded by the coding sequence ATGCGTCCTCCAGTACGGTCCTCAGCGCGCCCGGAACCGGATCTTCCCGACCTCCACGCCCTGCTCAGAACCCTGCGGGTGTGGTCCCCCGAGGTCACCAGGCTCCCGGCCTTCGACCCGGACACGGCCCCCGCCGATCCGCTCCCCCTCTTCACCACCTGGTTCGCGGAGGCGGTGGCCGCCGGGCAGCCCGAGCCCCACACCATGTCCCTGGCCACGTCGGACACCGACGGCCTGCCCGACGTACGCACCGTCATGCTGCACGGCGCGGACAGCGACGGCTGGTCCTTCGCCTCGCACTCCGGAAGCGGCAAGGGCCGCCAGCTGGCGGCGCGCCCCTACGCCGCGCTCCACTTCTACTGGCCCGCGCTGGGCCGCCAGATCCGGCTCCGGGGCCCTGTCGCGTCCGCCCCCTCCCCCGAGGCCCAGGCCGACCTGCACGCCCGCTCGACGGGAGCACTGGCCGCCGCGCTGACCGGCCGCCAGAGTGAAGTACTGGCCTCGGTGGCCGAGTTGGAGCGCACCTCCCAGGAGGCCTGGGAACGGGCCCAACGCGAACCGGACGCCCCCGCCCCGACCTGGACCCTGTACCGACTCCACCCGGACGAGGCCGAGTTCTTCCAGGGCAACGCCCAACGCCGCCACGTACGCCTCAAGTACCGCCGCACGGAAACGGGTTGGCTCAGGCAGCTGCTGTGGCCGTAG
- a CDS encoding acetate--CoA ligase family protein: protein MLGSTHGTLTTDSRRARVIACGEQPSPVVHGRPADVDDLDVSGRPLYAGVPDLDRFFRPESLAVVGASDAEGRPNTGITRQLLAWAERVGARLHPVHPTREAVFGIPCFPSVADLPEQIDLAVLLVADPLPVIEQLAEAKVKFAVAFASGFAETGEAGAEAQARLSAAVRRSGIRLLGPNTNLNAFENFREDLDGPAIALITQSGHQGRPVFALQELGIRLSHWAPTGNEADLETADFISYFSERPEVGAIACYVEGLKDGRSFLLAADRAARRGVPVVAVKVGRTETGARTAASHTGKLTGADRVVDAAMRQYGVIRVDGLDQLQDTSALLARARRPLADGVAVYSISGGTGAHFADLATEAGLNLPQLSAAKQAELHEWIPGYLNVANPIDSGGHPVGDWRGRKIIDAILADPAVGVLVCPITGPFPPMSDKLAQDLVDAAEQTDKLVCVIWGSPVGTEAAYRETLLGSSRVATFRTFANCVTAVRAHLDHARFTASYRSPFDEAPRTPSPSFRKARALMRPGEALSEHAAKLLLRAYGIRVPREQLVTSAAAAVRAAGLVGYPVVMKASGGQIAHKTELGLVKIGLTSASQVRDAYRELTDIARYEGVDLDGVLVCQMVERGVEMVVGVTHDDLFGPTVTVGLGGVLVEVLQDTAVRVPPFGEVQARDMLTELRGRALLDGVRGRPPADLDALVEVVLRVQRMALELGDELAELDINPLMVLPRGQGAVALDALAVCGPGPDGPHGQVLSQPPL from the coding sequence ATGCTTGGATCAACCCACGGCACCCTCACCACCGACTCCCGCCGGGCCCGGGTCATCGCCTGCGGCGAGCAGCCCTCGCCGGTCGTGCACGGCAGGCCCGCCGATGTCGACGACCTCGACGTCAGCGGCCGACCACTGTACGCCGGCGTGCCCGATCTCGACCGCTTCTTCCGGCCCGAGTCCCTGGCGGTGGTCGGTGCCTCGGACGCCGAGGGGCGGCCGAACACCGGTATCACCCGGCAGTTGCTGGCGTGGGCCGAGCGGGTCGGTGCCCGGCTGCACCCGGTGCACCCGACCCGCGAGGCCGTCTTCGGCATACCCTGCTTCCCCTCCGTCGCCGACCTGCCCGAGCAGATCGATCTCGCCGTGCTCCTGGTCGCCGACCCCCTTCCCGTGATCGAGCAACTCGCCGAGGCCAAGGTGAAGTTCGCCGTCGCCTTCGCCTCCGGGTTCGCGGAGACGGGTGAGGCGGGCGCGGAGGCACAGGCCCGCCTGTCCGCCGCCGTGCGCCGCTCCGGCATCCGTCTCCTCGGCCCGAACACCAACCTCAACGCCTTCGAGAACTTCCGCGAGGACCTCGACGGCCCCGCGATCGCCCTGATCACCCAGTCCGGCCACCAGGGCCGGCCGGTCTTCGCCCTCCAGGAACTCGGCATCCGTCTCTCCCACTGGGCTCCCACCGGCAACGAGGCCGATCTGGAGACCGCCGACTTCATCTCCTACTTCTCCGAGCGGCCCGAGGTGGGCGCCATCGCCTGCTACGTCGAGGGCCTGAAGGACGGCCGCTCCTTTCTCCTCGCCGCCGACCGGGCCGCCCGGCGCGGAGTACCCGTCGTCGCGGTCAAGGTGGGCCGCACCGAGACCGGCGCCCGCACCGCCGCCTCCCACACCGGCAAACTGACCGGCGCCGACAGGGTGGTGGACGCGGCGATGCGGCAGTACGGGGTGATCCGCGTCGACGGACTCGACCAACTCCAGGACACCTCGGCCCTGTTGGCCCGCGCCCGCCGACCGCTCGCCGACGGGGTCGCCGTCTATTCGATCTCGGGCGGCACGGGCGCGCACTTCGCGGACCTGGCCACCGAGGCCGGGCTGAACCTGCCTCAGCTGTCCGCCGCCAAGCAGGCCGAACTGCACGAGTGGATACCCGGCTACCTGAACGTGGCCAACCCGATCGACAGCGGGGGCCATCCCGTCGGCGACTGGCGCGGTCGGAAGATCATCGACGCGATCCTCGCCGACCCCGCGGTGGGCGTCCTGGTCTGCCCCATCACCGGTCCCTTCCCCCCGATGAGCGACAAGCTCGCGCAGGACCTCGTGGACGCGGCCGAGCAGACGGACAAGCTGGTGTGCGTGATCTGGGGCTCGCCGGTCGGCACGGAGGCGGCCTACCGCGAGACCCTGCTCGGCTCCTCCCGGGTGGCGACCTTCCGCACGTTCGCGAACTGCGTGACGGCTGTGCGCGCCCACCTCGACCACGCCCGGTTCACCGCCTCCTACCGCTCCCCCTTCGACGAGGCCCCGCGCACCCCGTCGCCCAGTTTCCGCAAGGCGCGGGCGCTGATGCGGCCGGGCGAGGCGCTGAGCGAGCACGCCGCCAAGCTGCTGCTGCGCGCGTACGGGATCCGCGTGCCGCGCGAGCAGTTGGTGACCAGCGCGGCGGCGGCCGTCCGGGCGGCGGGGCTGGTGGGTTACCCGGTGGTGATGAAGGCGTCGGGCGGCCAGATCGCGCACAAGACGGAACTCGGGCTGGTGAAGATCGGGCTGACCTCGGCCAGCCAGGTCCGGGACGCCTATCGCGAGCTGACCGACATCGCCCGCTACGAGGGCGTCGACCTGGACGGCGTACTCGTGTGCCAGATGGTCGAGCGGGGCGTCGAGATGGTCGTCGGCGTCACGCACGACGACCTGTTCGGCCCGACGGTGACGGTGGGGCTCGGGGGCGTGCTCGTGGAGGTGCTCCAGGACACCGCCGTACGCGTGCCGCCCTTCGGTGAGGTGCAGGCGCGGGACATGCTGACGGAGTTGCGCGGGCGTGCCCTGCTCGACGGGGTCCGGGGGCGCCCCCCGGCCGACCTGGACGCGCTCGTCGAGGTCGTCCTGCGGGTGCAGCGCATGGCGCTGGAACTCGGGGACGAGCTGGCGGAGCTCGACATCAACCCGCTGATGGTGCTGCCCAGGGGCCAGGGAGCGGTGGCGCTGGACGCGCTGGCGGTGTGCGGGCCGGGCCCGGACGGCCCGCACGGCCAGGTCCTGAGCCAGCCGCCGCTCTAG
- the katG gene encoding catalase/peroxidase HPI, producing the protein MSENHDAIVTDAKTEGTGGCPVAHTRAPHPTQGGGNRQWWPEQLNLKILAKNPAVSNPLGEEFDYAAAFQTLDLPAVKQDIAAVLTDSKDWWPADFGHYGPFMIRMAWHSAGTYRISDGRGGAGAGQQRFAPLNSWPDNGNLDKARRLLWPVKKKYGQSLSWADLMILAGNVALESMGFETFGFGGGRADVWEPDEDVYWGPEKVWLDDERYTGDRELEEPLGAVQMGLIYVNPEGPNGNPDPLAAARDIRETFRRMAMNDEETVALIAGGHTFGKTHGNGPADAVGPDPEAAPIEQQGFGWKSTHGSGKGGDAITSGLEVTWTSTPTQWSNGFFKNLFEYDYELTHSPAGAQQWVAKDGAGAGTIPDAHDASKSKPPMMLTTDLSLRFDPAYAEISRRFYENPDQFADAFARAWYKLTHRDLGPVVRYLGPEVPSETLLWQDPLPAVTHELVDAADVSALKAQILGTGLTVSQLVSTTWAAASSFRGSDKRGGANGARIRLQPQASWEVNSPDELATVLRTLEGVQESFNAAQSGGKQISLADVIVLAGAAGVEKAAKDAGFDIEVPFTPGRVDATQEQTDVESFAALEPTADGFRNYLGKGNRLPAEYLLLDKANLLNLSAPELTVLVGGLRVLGANHQGSSHGVFTDTPGKLTNDFFVNLLELGTEWTATSEDQNTFEGRDASGQVKWTGTRADLVFGSNSELRAVAEVYASDDAKEKFVKDFVKAWVKVSNADRFDLV; encoded by the coding sequence ATGTCTGAGAACCATGACGCGATCGTCACCGACGCGAAAACCGAGGGCACGGGTGGCTGCCCGGTCGCGCACACGCGCGCCCCGCACCCGACCCAGGGCGGCGGCAACCGCCAGTGGTGGCCCGAGCAGCTGAACCTGAAGATCCTCGCGAAGAACCCCGCGGTCTCGAACCCGCTGGGCGAGGAGTTCGACTACGCCGCCGCGTTCCAGACCCTCGACCTTCCTGCCGTCAAGCAGGACATCGCCGCGGTGCTGACGGACTCCAAGGACTGGTGGCCGGCCGACTTCGGGCACTACGGCCCGTTCATGATCCGGATGGCCTGGCACAGCGCGGGCACCTACCGCATCAGCGACGGCCGCGGCGGCGCCGGCGCCGGTCAGCAGCGCTTCGCCCCCCTGAACAGCTGGCCGGACAACGGCAACCTCGACAAGGCCCGCCGTCTGCTGTGGCCGGTCAAGAAGAAGTACGGCCAGAGCCTCTCCTGGGCCGACCTCATGATCCTCGCGGGCAACGTGGCCCTGGAGTCGATGGGCTTCGAGACCTTCGGCTTCGGCGGCGGCCGTGCGGACGTGTGGGAGCCCGACGAGGACGTGTACTGGGGTCCCGAGAAGGTCTGGCTCGACGACGAGCGCTACACCGGCGACCGCGAGCTGGAGGAGCCCCTCGGCGCCGTCCAGATGGGCCTCATCTACGTCAACCCCGAGGGCCCCAACGGCAACCCGGACCCGCTCGCCGCGGCCCGTGACATCCGCGAGACGTTCCGCCGCATGGCGATGAACGACGAGGAGACCGTCGCCCTCATCGCCGGTGGCCACACCTTCGGCAAGACCCACGGCAACGGCCCGGCGGACGCGGTCGGCCCCGACCCCGAGGCCGCCCCGATCGAGCAGCAGGGCTTCGGCTGGAAGAGCACTCACGGCTCCGGCAAGGGCGGCGACGCGATCACCAGTGGCCTTGAGGTCACCTGGACGAGCACGCCGACCCAGTGGAGCAACGGGTTCTTCAAGAACCTGTTCGAGTACGACTACGAGCTGACCCACAGCCCGGCCGGCGCCCAGCAGTGGGTCGCCAAGGACGGCGCCGGCGCGGGCACCATCCCGGACGCCCACGACGCCTCGAAGTCCAAGCCCCCGATGATGCTGACGACCGACCTCTCGCTCCGGTTCGACCCGGCGTACGCGGAGATCTCCCGTCGCTTCTACGAGAACCCGGACCAGTTCGCGGACGCCTTCGCCCGCGCCTGGTACAAGCTGACCCACCGTGACCTGGGCCCGGTCGTCCGCTACCTCGGCCCCGAGGTCCCGTCCGAGACGCTGCTGTGGCAGGACCCGCTGCCCGCGGTCACGCACGAGCTCGTCGACGCCGCCGACGTCTCCGCCCTCAAGGCGCAGATCCTCGGCACCGGCCTCACGGTCTCCCAGCTGGTCTCCACCACCTGGGCCGCCGCGTCCTCCTTCCGCGGCAGCGACAAGCGCGGCGGCGCCAACGGTGCCCGCATCCGCCTCCAGCCGCAGGCCTCGTGGGAGGTCAACAGCCCGGACGAGCTCGCCACGGTGCTGCGCACCCTGGAGGGCGTGCAGGAGTCCTTCAACGCCGCCCAGTCCGGCGGCAAGCAGATCTCGCTCGCCGACGTGATCGTCCTCGCGGGCGCCGCGGGCGTCGAGAAGGCGGCCAAGGACGCCGGCTTCGACATCGAGGTCCCCTTCACGCCGGGCCGCGTGGACGCGACGCAGGAGCAGACGGACGTCGAGTCCTTCGCCGCCCTTGAGCCGACCGCCGACGGGTTCCGCAACTACCTCGGCAAGGGCAACCGCCTCCCGGCCGAGTACCTGCTCCTGGACAAGGCGAACCTGCTCAACCTGAGCGCCCCCGAGCTGACCGTCCTCGTCGGCGGCCTGCGCGTCCTCGGCGCGAACCACCAGGGCTCCTCGCACGGCGTCTTCACCGACACCCCCGGCAAGCTGACGAACGACTTCTTCGTCAACCTGCTCGAACTGGGTACGGAGTGGACGGCCACGTCCGAGGACCAGAACACCTTCGAGGGCCGCGACGCCTCGGGCCAGGTCAAGTGGACCGGCACCCGTGCCGACCTGGTCTTCGGCTCCAACTCCGAGCTGCGCGCGGTCGCGGAGGTCTACGCGAGCGACGACGCCAAGGAGAAGTTCGTCAAGGACTTCGTCAAGGCCTGGGTCAAGGTCTCGAACGCGGACCGCTTCGACCTGGTCTGA
- a CDS encoding Zn-ribbon domain-containing OB-fold protein — MGVSTGTGVGADRGRFDIPEVDAFTRPYWDAAAEGRLLVRRCGGCGRAHHYPREFCPYCWSEDVTWETASGLATLYTWSVVHRNDLPPFGERTPYVAAVVDLDEGPRMMTEVVDGAEGELGVGMGLEVAFREGVPVFRPRGGSRTAVRASMG, encoded by the coding sequence ATGGGCGTGAGTACGGGCACGGGCGTGGGCGCGGACAGAGGCCGGTTCGACATCCCCGAGGTCGATGCCTTCACACGGCCCTACTGGGACGCGGCGGCCGAGGGGCGGCTGCTCGTACGGCGTTGCGGGGGCTGCGGGCGGGCTCATCACTATCCCCGGGAGTTCTGCCCGTACTGCTGGAGCGAGGACGTGACGTGGGAGACCGCGAGCGGGCTGGCCACGCTCTACACCTGGTCCGTCGTGCACCGTAACGACCTGCCGCCCTTCGGGGAGCGCACGCCGTACGTGGCCGCCGTCGTCGACCTCGACGAGGGGCCCCGGATGATGACCGAGGTGGTGGACGGTGCGGAGGGGGAGCTGGGGGTCGGGATGGGGCTGGAGGTGGCTTTTCGGGAGGGTGTGCCCGTCTTCCGCCCCAGGGGTGGGAGTCGTACAGCCGTACGGGCTTCAATGGGCTGA
- a CDS encoding enoyl-CoA hydratase/isomerase family protein gives MTSSPEEPGTPEKSVESLVLHATDNHVSWITLNRPESLNAITPDQRERLIQLFSDASADPAVRAVVLTGTGRGFCTGADLRGGGQGAGERVAGDVARVIRLGAQRLISAVLDCEKPVIAAVNGTAAGLGAHLALACDLVLAAEQARFIEVFVRRGLVPDGGGAYLLPRLIGPQRAKELMFFGDALTAPDAERLGLVNRVVPAEDLHKTAREWAERLATGPTRALALTKQLVNASLDSDRATAFAAEATAQEINMTTADAREGVASFVERRSPRYGGS, from the coding sequence ATGACTTCCTCCCCCGAAGAACCCGGTACGCCCGAAAAATCCGTTGAGTCATTGGTACTGCACGCCACTGACAATCACGTCTCGTGGATCACCCTCAACCGCCCCGAATCCCTCAACGCCATCACACCTGACCAGCGAGAACGCCTCATCCAGCTTTTCTCGGACGCCTCCGCCGACCCCGCAGTACGAGCCGTCGTCCTCACCGGCACGGGCCGGGGCTTCTGCACGGGTGCGGATCTGCGAGGAGGCGGGCAGGGCGCCGGAGAGCGGGTCGCCGGTGACGTGGCCCGTGTCATCCGGCTCGGCGCCCAGCGCCTGATCTCCGCCGTCCTCGACTGCGAGAAGCCGGTCATCGCCGCCGTGAACGGTACGGCGGCCGGCCTCGGCGCCCATCTGGCCCTCGCCTGCGACCTGGTACTGGCCGCCGAACAGGCCCGGTTCATCGAGGTGTTCGTGCGCCGGGGGCTGGTCCCCGACGGCGGCGGCGCGTACCTCCTCCCCCGCCTGATCGGCCCCCAGCGCGCGAAGGAGCTGATGTTCTTCGGCGACGCGCTGACCGCCCCGGACGCCGAACGCCTGGGCCTGGTAAACCGGGTCGTCCCGGCCGAGGACCTCCACAAGACGGCCCGCGAATGGGCGGAGCGCCTCGCCACCGGCCCGACCCGCGCCCTCGCCCTCACCAAGCAGCTCGTCAACGCCTCCCTCGACTCCGACCGCGCGACCGCCTTCGCCGCCGAGGCCACCGCCCAGGAGATCAACATGACGACGGCGGACGCGAGGGAAGGGGTCGCGAGCTTCGTGGAACGGCGGAGTCCGCGCTACGGCGGGAGCTGA